The sequence CGACGAGGAGATCAAGCGCCAGGTCAGGGAGCTCTACAACGGCAACGAGGCAAAGCTGCGCGAGGAACTTGCCAAAAGCAGGCTCACCATGGATCGCTACCGCGAGATCACCCACGAGAAACTGGTCGTGCAGGCCATGAAATCCCAGCAGTTCTCGGACGCACCGCCGCCGCTGCCCAACGAGGTGCAGAAGGAATTCGACGAGATCAAGCTGAACCTCCGCGACATCACCAAGGACAGGATCACCTTCCGGAAGATTTTCATACCTGCCACGGATGCGGAAAACCCGCTTGCAACCCCGGAGACGCAGCTCGCCCTGGCCGAAGACATCGCCGGGCAGATCAACGGCGGCAAGGAATTCGAGGAAATGGCGAAGACCTACTCGAAGGATGCCTTCGCCGAGCAGGGCGGCCTACAGGAAGACCTACCGCGCATCGACCTCTCCCCGGAATTCGCAGCCATCCTCTTCGATTCGCCCGAGGGCAAAACAATTGGCCCTCTGCTGGATCCGCGCGGCTTCACCATCGTCAAGGTCATCTCCAAGAACCACGCCTCGCCGCCGCCCCTCTCCGAAGTCCGCCCCATGGTGGAGGAAAGGGTCCGCCGCAACAAGACCTCGCAGAAATACGAGCGCTGGATCGAGTCCCGCCGCAAACGCGCCATGATCGATATCCGGAAGTGAACCCGGGCCACCATTGAGAAACAGGATCATCCCGGAAAACCATGGAAGAGCGTTACGAAATAAAGGGCAAGATCGGCCAGGGAGGCCTCGGTGCGGTGTATCGCGCCTTCGATGTCCGCATGAACCGAGAGGTCGCCATCAAGCGTATCCTTGCGAGCCCCGATGACTCGAGCGTCTCCGAGGAAGCGACCCGCCAGCTCGTCAAGGAGGCCGGATCCCT comes from Akkermansiaceae bacterium and encodes:
- a CDS encoding SurA N-terminal domain-containing protein — its product is MTRIPALIFAAVALPLTSVRSQPVEVNGFAATVNGSVITKNEVAFLLGPVYAQLATQFPRRGPEFERQFNEARDKILQELIDRRIILDEFKQIGAVIRPAVVDEEIKRQVRELYNGNEAKLREELAKSRLTMDRYREITHEKLVVQAMKSQQFSDAPPPLPNEVQKEFDEIKLNLRDITKDRITFRKIFIPATDAENPLATPETQLALAEDIAGQINGGKEFEEMAKTYSKDAFAEQGGLQEDLPRIDLSPEFAAILFDSPEGKTIGPLLDPRGFTIVKVISKNHASPPPLSEVRPMVEERVRRNKTSQKYERWIESRRKRAMIDIRK